ATAACGTCTATTTTCTAAGCATTTTCATGTTGCAATGTATAGATGTGTGTCAATGTTTGATAATTTCAATCATTGACTTCATTTGAAACTATAAGGTTTATAAAACTGGAAACTTGAGTCGATGgagcacttgcgggaaactccttgccgagggcctatgTACCCCCAGGATTAGTTAGGACGCTGTTCCCGGATAcccggtgccaatcaaaaaaaaaaaaaaaaaaacttgagtcAATGGAGTAGTTCATGGAGCTATTATATCCAGTTCATGGAATACTGGCCAGCTAATACCCCAAAAAAAGTGGGGTATTTTTTGGCAATGAGGGTTACAACTTTGACTGTGGATAATCTTAAACAGTGGGGAAATATTTTAGTGGATTGTTGCTGTATGTGCAAGTCAAGTGGGAGTCTGATGACCATCATCTACTTCATTCTGTCTATTGTGGTcacctcttttttttaaaaaaagaaaaaaattgtttgggGTGTCATAGGCGGTGCCCAAGTCAGTTGTAGATTTGTTTGCTAGTTGAAAACGTTGCTTTAATGAGATTTGTAGTAGCGTAATATGGAACACAGCCCCATTATTTCTCAAGTGGTGTATTTGGCATGAATAAAATTCATGGATTTATAGACATTGAACACTCTACTGGAGAAGTTGAAGATGATGTTTTGAGATTCTCGTTTAATTGATTGATAGCAACTACTGGCTCGTCCTCTTCATTTTGGATTTGATGGACCTTTGTAATGTTAGATCTTAAGTTTCACTTTGTTTGGGATCGTGTACATCTTGTTTACTCAGGTGCACGCTGCTCGTCAAATGAAAACAGGATACTTTTTTAATTCAGTCTTTTGTGTGAAGCAGTTGACTAGCCATAAACTTGTATGTCTACATTACGACAATTTctaaatgattaattaatagagaTGGTGAGTTTATAACAATAGGCTTAGCTCACTTatcaaaaggggaaaaaataagattagCTCTCTTTTTCTGTCCTCTCTGTTTTTTCGTCCTCTCTTTCAAGGTAGTATGAGTTCtgcatatcaaaacaaaaatggtaGCATGAGTTCTGGATTTCCTTGTTCAATGTAAGAGTATAAGAACTGAACTGGTGGTAATAGTTGTCAATGAATTCCCAACTGATTATGATTTCTCGCTCTCTCCCcgttttcatattcaaatttggaaactatggagtatttaaataattttattttgtcttaTCTGTTGAAGGCACCGGCAGTATACCCATATCCAGATCCCTATTATAGAAGCATCTTTGCCCCATATGATTCACAGCCATATCCTCCACAAACCTATGGTGGGCAACCGATGGTATGCTTTCTTTAGTGCTTTGTCGATACAGTTATCATATGATGCCATGTGATACGATCTATGGAAATTTTGGATTTTGACACCACACATGGCTTATAACCATTATTGAATTATTTGTCTTAGGTCCATCTTCAGTTAATGGGAATTCAGCAAGCTGGGGTTCCTTTGCCTTCAGATGCAGTTGAGGAACCTGTTTTTGTGAATGCGAAACAATATCATGGCATTATGCGGCGTCGACAGTCTCGTGCAAAAGCTGAATCAGAAAATAAAGTTCATAAGTCTCGAAAGGTATTTATAAGCCACGAATTTCCTGCCCCTTGCATCAATGTTGCAGTGAGTTTCATTGgcaaaatttatgaaaatagcTGTGGGATTGCATTATTTCTCAATTCCATATCATTTCagtttatacatatttatcaCTCATTACTCAGAGTAATCTTGCAGCCATATTTGCATGAATCTCGACATTTGCATGCATTGAGAAGAGCTCGAGGATGTGGGGGTCGGTTTctcaattcaaagaaaaatgggaaCCAACAGAATGAGGTGGCATCAGGTGACAAATCACAGCCCAACATCAATCTCAACTctgataaaaatgatattggTTCCTCAGATGGCACATCTTGAGCTTTTGGAAGCAACACATGCGATGGGCTGCACGAACCCATTGTTCATAAACAGTGTCAATTAACCAAGGTTCTATTCCAGCCCCAAAAGTCTCACTATTTCTTCCTTCTGGATCTATACTTAGAATTCCGTAGTATGTATAGCTTATCCCATAGTCAGTTTGTAGGGAGGTTGCAGAAATAGGCGGTAACAATTATCTTCTCCATGATGGATTTTCTTAAAGGCATGGCCTTTTTTTTCCCTATGAGAGTGATGGTTAGCCTGCTGTGTAGGCATATATCTTTGTGATTAAATATGTGGCGAAGCCAAGACTTCCTAACATCAAAGTTGTGTCATGTTGATTGTTTGGTTTGGTTATGTATATCATTAGCTTTGCAAAGATTAGATTGGCCATTGGTGTTTGTGTCAGGCTTCAGATTCCGTTGTCAGCTGGGAGAATAAGTTAGATTTGTTTCTTTGAAATTGTGTTCTAGTCTATGGGGGTGCTTGTCATAgtattttgtaatgtatttaTTTGTACAAAGTTGTATGGCTAATGGAAGTTAGTTAGCATCTGCTTTGAATTGAACTACCAGAAATGAACTAGGATTGTAGCTCTTTATTGGTAGGTGGGGAAGAGAGAGTAGTTTTCTGGATGAGATTCCCGTTTGATTAATTGGTGCTGGAATAACTCGAACAGGCTTCTCTAGGATGGGTGAAAAGTTGGCTGCTACCTTTGTCAAAGAAAGACTAGAAGGTTTGACCAGAGCTGGGATTTGTCCTAGatccaatattttcaaatactGTATAAAAAAGTTTGCAAATTCTAGCTGTGGGTTTATTTGAGACCTTGAGATGGGATTTGCAGGCTACAAATTCTCCCAAGTATGGATTACTTGTGCAAGAAAGAATGATAAACTAGCAACTCAGGGCATCAACAAGTAATGCAAGGTTAACTCTGCAATAAACTGTTACTACATTATTCTTTCGCCACAAACTCAGCTGTGCATAAGATCATCAGCTTCCATGACAGTGAATTGCCAGTAGTATAATTACCATCAAGGAAGATGAGAGCTTGGACAAGCAGAAACTTCTTCAACCAACTATATTTTAACCCAACCTCGAATGGAACTAATCCAAAAACCCTGTTCGTAAACTGGAGCAGCTCAGCCCAAGTATTTAGCCATTCTCCTTAATGTGAATTCCTTGTACTAGTAGGGCATAAAAATGAGACCCCAGCAAGCTAAAGCCCAAGGAAGCTAGTACTAATTCTACCAAATCTGCCATTTGCGAATCTGCATTCAAGACCGTCTCCGCCCatttagtcttttttttttttttttttcccctttatgGATAATTTCATGGAATATTTTTACCTGAATAAAATGAGGCCTTGGGAATGAATACCTACGTGTTTCCTCCCTGCCAATTCAACTACTTGAAATAAGATAAGTGGTAAAAACCCCTCCCACTGAAAGCTTCTTTGTAAAAACCATCTTGTCCCCAAAAAGAGAGATGAAAAAAAGTCAAAAGGGTGGCTCTTAAAATTGGCCATTTTTGGCTGATCGGGGGTCATTCAAATGATATTGATATTCATCAATCAATTATCTCGTCAACAAAGATGGGACTGGCTGGGTTCTCAAATTTCAACGTCACTATTACCTTCTTTTGTTTtacattatctatatatatatatattcccgaTATATGTTTCTACGGTGAAATCATTCCAATTTTGTCTAGATTTCTGCATTGTTTGGATTTGTCTTATTAGGAGACTGCATGATCGATCTCTTTATCATCTCTTATATATCTGCAGTCGTTGGTTAGGTGTGGAAtggctctcttttttttttttttttttttttggacctGCAACTGTTTCTCTCCTTTATATTCTCTTCCCCAATGATGCTACTGCTTCACATGACCCAACAGAACAAAGTTTCAGTAAGCTGTAAACCAACCAGTcccatcagagagagagagagagattggtgTTTTTGTTGCGTGAGTGTCTGCTAAGTCTTGCCTTTGTTtacaaatatatctatatatatatatatatatataatcttcatGAGAACGCCAGCTAATTATTGTAACAGAGCTCAATTGTCTGAACATGTCaatcaaatcaagaaaattaagaaCCAAGAGATAAacctaattaaattaaaataaaataaaagtttagaGTGGGATTTAAGAGTGACACTCGCTAGCGTATGTTTTACCACTTAATCGTCCTTTTTAATTAAGACTTGAAGATTACTCATATATATGCGCACCACACCCTCCATTAACCTTTATATGTATGTTTCCTATTCCAAAAACAGTTCTGATCTTAAcacttctctcttttttgttctttgatACCAAACTACTTTTCAATTGCATGGTTTCTTCTagtgtaagttttttttttttttttatctgagatgattatatttttcacaacactAACGTTGTACGTTTTCTTAGAATCAAAAACATATTTGTTTatgtattcatttatttttttatattagacaatattgaatatTAATCATTTGTGTTACACTTAGATGTTTACCATTACAAATTGATCAGTTTTACtccatttatatatgttttgttaatGTGTACGTTTTATATTCAAGGCCGTGGGATATACAGTACTCTGGAATTAGCTAAAGATTACATTAGCTCTTCCTTGAATCTCTAATATTGGAGTCCAAGGCTACAACTCGTGTCTTGGGCCTGGGTTCGATATCTACTAAATCACAGCGAGCTTCGtggggtctctctctctcactctctctctctctctctctctatatatatatatatatatattattcactcGCTCGGGAACACATACAACAGggaattgaaaaattaattaaaggtcattttttttatcacttcaAATGAAATAATTGGAATGCTCGAATTATTACTGTTGCAGGTGATGATCATCAATTTAGTTGCAAGTGTATTTGTCAAAACCATGCAATTTCTTCCCTCCAAGAAATAAAGCCAAAGACAATATACCCTATGCCACTGGAAGTACGATCGATAATATTGCATGCACTAGTTTAAATTCgataatgaaaagaaagaaagaagaagataatatacacatataataaattaaatcacgaagcatattataattttgattggCCATGGCCCCCAGATCACCTTTTCCAAACCCTTCAAAATTGCTAATTTACATCGAAggacatatatatttatagagacGATCTACACTTTTAATTCAATTATCGTTTAATTatacagttcagatgagatgagataaaatattttattaaaaattaaataaaatattattataatataaatttttgatattatttttattttaaaattttaaaaaaattaaattatttattatagtttatataaaaatttaataaaattataataattatataaaataaaataaaataatttaattttatataacaaaccAGCCCGTAGTATCTGCTGATCTGTCCATTATCGTATCAGTACCAAAACGAAACAAAAAGTGCATGGTGATGCATGCACGTCATCTCGACAACTGATTAATGGTattaatgtagagatttattgCAGTCTCATGGCTCATGCTGGTAATCTTTTCACCCCCTGAGGCTGTCCTTTCCTCTTCCTAGGTTTTGACAAATCAAATTCTTATACTTTAATACCACTCCTAATCATAGCAAGTATTATATGGTACTGTGCCATAATAATTAGTAGCAAAGATAATTCTATTTCCCCTCACATGAGAGCATGCATCCTATCGATCGAGTTCGGTTCCTTTCTTTTCTGTATATCCAAGTCTATACCTGCTTTACACCTCTTATCAAGCATGGACCCCCAACAAACACGTACCTcacgcacagagagagagagagagggtgagtgagtgagtgagtgagtgtgtgagagagagagagagagagagagagatgtaaaaTGGAAGCAAAGGCACACAATTCTGGAGAGAAAAAATGTGGTGGGTGGGGTCTTTTTCTATGAGACTCTATGACAATCTTTTGGTGCATGGTAAAATGGGGTCGCCCGcctctccatttgaaaaaaaaaaaataacttttggGTCCCTCAAACGGGGCTGGAAAGGAACTTCCACCACTGTTAATATTGCAGAATCACGCAATGTGATATGGGAACATGGCTCAGTGGACCTGCCCCAATGGTGGGGTCTCGGTGTCCCCTACGCCTTATATTTTTTGGAGTGTCCCTTATCTTCCAAAAAGGAGAggtaaaaagaaattacaaaaggGAAGGAAGGAAAGGGCttgatgatcatgatatattgtatatatcggGGAGACAGGAAAACACCAAGTGAGTCTGTGTATAGCCATTGACTCCTCCTTCAGCTCCCATCATATGCCCATTAATTATACAcatgttagagagagagagagagagagagagagagccaactTTGGATGAGTGTTTTCGAGCTTTGGATGCTTTCAGGAAAGAAACCCTTTGTGTAAAAATGTCAACCTTTGTGAAATCCAAAAGTCAATtgcttttctctctctctctctctctctcggattctTCTGAACCAAGGGATGGATGGAGGTGGGAAACACTCTCAATTGTCACAAAAGGGGACGGTTGGTGCGGTCGATCccttaacccaaaaaaaaattttaaatttagggTTAGAATATTCTAGCTTCGAGAATTTTAAACTTTGGAAGAGTTTAATTTTGAGGGGCTTTAGATTGTATACATGTAAGCTGGCAACGTTAATTTGCTTTATCAAATAAAGCATATTGTTAATGCAATGAGATTTtaaccccctttttttttttcttgtccaCTTGGCACATACGTAGAAAGCGAAAGGCAAGGGCAAGTTGAATTCATGATGGCACtgcacatgaaaaaaataacacatataTGGAGGTTACTCTGATTTCAATCTGATCTAGCTATACGTACAAGTAGTGCTGGGTATATATACGTAAatgatctacatatatatatgcatatgatCATCAATATATGGTCGTGTAAGCCTAATTGCCACTTCCTTGTTATTTTAACAATTAGTGGCCTTTCTCATAATTAAGCtatagcctatatatatattatttataattaattggtGTTATCAAAAGTGGAGCTAAACAATGGGAGGCGGCCACCCCGGCCctaataatttatctttgttgaATTTAGGGAGGCAAACAACAAAGAATAATACTTCGTGAATGAAAAGCCTTGCCAAGTTACTATTGATCATCGACTTTTGAGGCAGGACCTTGGTCCTTCGACATGCAAAGAGGGAAAAGCTGTTTAgactatttttttgtttaacatGCAAAGAGCCAAAGAGGCACGTACTAACTTGTTTGTCATATATAGCATGTAAATAGAAGTAGAAAGTTTTAACAATTTAGTCTAAGAAGCTAGATGGTGTTTTCACTGTGTTAGATTTTACCTATGGTTGTAATAAGGTGAGAGAGATTGTCTCTCATACGATACTTTATCATAAAGATTCATTCTCTTTTATGGAACATGCCGTGTTTAATAAGTTTACGAGCGCAACACTccatattgagaaaaaatatctcGAGCTGCTGTAAAGAATGAATGCATCAAAACTTAAGAGACAAAAAAGACAATTAAAAGGTTTGCTTAAAGTTGTTAACAAAGTTCATATCACAACTAATATGTTCACTTCTTATTGTTGATGATTTACAAAAGTGTTCAAGAACGAggaattgagaataaaattagttcaattaCCGTAGACAATACAAGTTCTAATGATGTTGTCATTAGGATCTTGAAATATGATTTTAGATAGAcgaaaatattgtctattagaGGAAAATTGTTTCATGTGCATTGTTGTGTACCTATAACTAATTTGCTTGTGCAGTATGGATTTGGGGAGATCAAGGAAATTCCTAATTGTGTGAGGGATTATGTGAAATATCTTGTAGCATCAAAGAGTGGGTTAAAACAATATAGTGAAATTGCAAAGCAGTTGCATTTACCCTCATAGAAACTTGTTAACCTCGTGTTTCACGTGCCTCTAGGTCGGGTTCCAGAAACCTAGATTTTCGAGCTGTCACCTGCACACTTTAAGCAAACACAAAGAATGGAGGCCTTAGTGGTGGCCGAGAAGTCTCTGATACTAAAGTCAATATATCTCTTTAGTAGTTTGTACATAAGTTTAGAGGAATTAGAAAGAGTTCTTCGTACCTAGAGATTGACTTTtatactaaatttttttaatgggacACCCTGTCCTTGACTTTGAGGATCTCATGTCCTTTTCACTGTTCGTTTGTCAATAGCCTTTAATGCGGCGTAGAGTCTGGATAATAGTATCATTAATGCAGCGTGGCTTCTTGACTTACTTTATCCTGCAAGTGTTCCCTAATAAACCTCTTCATGCTTGTTTGTCAGGAGATCGAGGATTCTCCATGTTTCCCGCCTATCTACTTGTACAAGTTTCAGAGGGCAGGGTGTCCTTGGGGCTCTGTCATGGTGGTGAGCTTTATCTATCCctttccgtctatttttttctatacGTGGATTGCTTCGGGGGTGGGCCTTGCTCGTGGACTGGGTACTTTGAAGAAGCCCACTGAATCCCATTGGAGGAGGATCGTTAAGCTTGGCTGGGCTCTCTGACTTACTTCTTAGTGGTCCCTCGTGCGTTTGCTCTATGAGCcgataggggaaaaaaaaacccttataaAACTGATTTTAGACGTACCTAGTATATGGAATAGGACATATTTAATGTTGGATGTTGTACTTCAATTCAAAGAGGTGTTTCCCAACTATGTTAATAGGGATCAAAGTTTTGAATGGGTTCCAAGTACTGAAGAATGGCTGAAAGTTAAAAATGTTTGTCAACAACTTATGATTTTCAACGAGGTAATTAATATTGTATCCATAAATGATTGTCTATTAGCAAACATATTTCTTTTTGAAGTATGGAGAACAAAAGACATATTAGGTACAAAGTCTAGAGCTCAGAAAAAGTACATAAATCAATAGTGAGAAAAATGAattctaaatttgaaaaatattggagaaagtaatttattttatggcAATTGCTACCGTGTTAAACCTTAGGTTCAAGATAATGTTGATTCAATTTTGTTTCCCTTTAATTTATCAAAAGCTTCCAAGAATATTGACAATCTCCCTAAAGTGTTGCATGATTTATATGAtggatatattaaaaaatacaatttaactCTTGTGGAATAGAGAGAGCAAAAAAATGCTCAAACAAATTCTTCCAGTGGTTCCCCCGTTGTTGGGAGAAACATGTATAGTTGCCATgcattgtttaaattttttgttagaaGTGTTGATACAGTGCAACCGATCAAACTAAAATTggacatttatttataaaagagcatATAAATGGAAGTAGAAAGTAAGCAAGATAAAATACTCAGAATACTCACGAATTATTAATTGAAATAGTCAATGTTCTTCATTTCAGATGAACaataatacattaaaatatttagaaattataaggGAAGAGCGAGAGAGCAAGAGAAGAGATGGGTTCTTACGTACTGAAGCTCTTAAGAGTTATTGCAAAATGTTCTTTCTTTCAACAAACCTCCTTATATAGGCAAAGAGTGGCTTACTAGTACAATAATTTTCAGTATGTACAGTAATGAATATTAAatctaactttatatatatatgaagaggaTTTAGATGTAAATTCCAATGACTTGGAAAGCAAATactattaaatttctaactttttttcaaattgaccCGAGATGTATTGGCAACATCAATTACCATTATTAGTTCAGAATCAACTTTCAACATCGATAGTAGATTTATTGATCCTCGTCGAGCTTCATTGTCAACTAAAATAGCGTATATGTTGTCATGTGAGTCTAATTGGGTCGAGCATTATATGGATTTAAAAGACCATCAATTGTGATAGTAaatgttacatttatttttaacttttaagtcgttggtttattatcttatataacAAAAAGTACAAACTattgatttttcctttttttgtcaATAGAAGGATGTTCCATCTACAACTCAGATTCTCCTGCCATAggtaaaagtatttttatttaataatatgtaatctaaacACTTAATTACTTACTTTTGTATGTTTGGtgaattttgtaatttttgttggaTGATAATTATTTTAAGGTAATTTCTTACTCCTCACCATTATCACAAAGCATATTttgttaaagaaaattaaattttgcattattaTCAAGCATCCCTTGACAgaatttaaagttaaaagtatTTGAGTAATCATACAAGAgattagaaaatatattaattttttagtgtGTATCAATGTATGCAAGTATAGTTTTTGACGTGGACTTAACTGGAGAGCTTTTGAAGTATGGTATTTACAAATTAGTGTATGCAATATAGTATTGAAAGGGACTTAACTGTTTCAATGCTATACTTGCAGGTATAGTTCTTGAAGTTTGTATGCTTAAATTTTTTAGgagattcaattttttattttggttgtaagtttgtattttatttgaagattgtTATATTGTGTTAGTACATATCACATATGCTATTATCAGTAGAAGACAAAGAACCTTGCACCTGATTTTATAAATGAACAATTTAAGACATTTGTtattgcaattaaaaaaatcaccatTATGACAAAGCATAttttgttgagtcaaattaaattttatattattatcaaACATCCCTTAACagaattactaaattaaaatatttgtataatgGATAAAAATTTatcgtaatatttttttagtgtgtGCAGCATGCAAGAATAGTTGTTGACTTGGAGTGATACTCAAAAGATAATGTAGATGAGGCGGCTCAGTTTGGATACCAAAACTttttcaatccatctcatcttatcattataattttcataaattttcatataaaatataataaacaattcaactttttcaaatctcaaaacaataataatattaaaaaaattataacaatattttattcatctttcaattttcatttaaaatcatctcatcttatctcactatccaaactccACCGTAGAGTGGTatcttatgatttgattttatatttattggtATTTAATGGGGAGCCTTTGAAGTCCTTGACTCAAATAAACCTTTGGGAGCTGCAGTCAtccttttttaaaaatcaaaagtcTAATCCataaatttgttgttttttatgtaaagtttgtcaaatgatcaaagtttcacca
This genomic interval from Juglans regia cultivar Chandler chromosome 3, Walnut 2.0, whole genome shotgun sequence contains the following:
- the LOC108996576 gene encoding nuclear transcription factor Y subunit A-7-like isoform X1, whose amino-acid sequence is MNDYISHMWLYCQILLQGFNVHYSLMTSSANDLSDNSEADEQQKHSETLIQSLSPATGMSHLGISSQNVQYQTPQQLGAAHALAPAVYPYPDPYYRSIFAPYDSQPYPPQTYGGQPMVHLQLMGIQQAGVPLPSDAVEEPVFVNAKQYHGIMRRRQSRAKAESENKVHKSRKPYLHESRHLHALRRARGCGGRFLNSKKNGNQQNEVASGDKSQPNINLNSDKNDIGSSDGTS
- the LOC108996576 gene encoding nuclear transcription factor Y subunit A-7-like isoform X2, translated to MIIYLTILLQGFNVHYSLMTSSANDLSDNSEADEQQKHSETLIQSLSPATGMSHLGISSQNVQYQTPQQLGAAHALAPAVYPYPDPYYRSIFAPYDSQPYPPQTYGGQPMVHLQLMGIQQAGVPLPSDAVEEPVFVNAKQYHGIMRRRQSRAKAESENKVHKSRKPYLHESRHLHALRRARGCGGRFLNSKKNGNQQNEVASGDKSQPNINLNSDKNDIGSSDGTS
- the LOC108996576 gene encoding nuclear transcription factor Y subunit A-7-like isoform X3, which translates into the protein MTSSANDLSDNSEADEQQKHSETLIQSLSPATGMSHLGISSQNVQYQTPQQLGAAHALAPAVYPYPDPYYRSIFAPYDSQPYPPQTYGGQPMVHLQLMGIQQAGVPLPSDAVEEPVFVNAKQYHGIMRRRQSRAKAESENKVHKSRKPYLHESRHLHALRRARGCGGRFLNSKKNGNQQNEVASGDKSQPNINLNSDKNDIGSSDGTS